A window of the Oryctolagus cuniculus unplaced genomic scaffold, mOryCun1.1 SCAFFOLD_55, whole genome shotgun sequence genome harbors these coding sequences:
- the LOC138847939 gene encoding LOW QUALITY PROTEIN: zinc finger protein 585A-like (The sequence of the model RefSeq protein was modified relative to this genomic sequence to represent the inferred CDS: inserted 1 base in 1 codon): MMKNNHGHIVTVASAGGHTVVPFLLAYCSSKFAAVGFHRALTDELAALERTGVKMTCLCPNFINSGFIKNPSTSLGPTLEPEQVVMITFEDLAVYFTWEEWQNMNQAQKILYRDVMLETYSSLFSLGHCMTKPDLILKLGQGAEPWMGKECLHHSLPVAMKRDDLIRKNQKSQDKNLNQNVMKNNKTSTPKIIELRRTLHLSSNHIPKLSIKKRIYSGMKPEECNVCHNVYLHCGPVQLQTGEKFDATNVPGNALQICEALNQQHKNQTVQQSFEPIGKGKVFKRKNIFCQSERHFMVESKKSTATIGKTTQIEHDFHKNSNLSMHQQSPRREKVYEYSSSLEPVIDQSPLKINHRPHIGKKPYACKPCGKSFSYKFCHAINYGTHVVENSHVFNEHGEATYQKSHLINHQRIHSGEKPYECNDCGKYFGQKSHLIKHQIINTGNKLYECNNCGKAFGLKSHLINHQRIHMGEKPYECSDCGKAFRYKSILTKHQKIHTGDKRYECNDCGKAFGRKFHFINHQRIHTGEKPYECNDCGKAFGKKSHLINHQRIHTGEKPFECNDCGKAFRCKSVLTNHQRIHTGKKPYECNECGKAFGQKSHLITHQKIHTGVKPYECSDCGKAFRCKSALTKHQRIHTGDKPYECNDCGKAFMWKSCLILHQRIHMGEKPYECNDCGKACSQKSQLITHQKIHTGEKPYECNECGKAFGQKSHLITHQKIHTGVKPYECSDCGKAFMWKSCLILHQRIHMGEKPYECSDCDKAFGQKSHFINHQRIHTGEKPYECNECGKAFGQKAHLLRHQKIHTGEKPYECSDCGKAFGRKSHFINHQRIHTRDKPYECNECGKSFMWKSHLILHQRIHMGEKPYECNDCGKAFGRKSQLITHQKIHTGEKPYECHECGKDFGKKAYLINHQRIHTGEKPYECNDCGKAFGKKSHLINHQRIHTGEKPYECNDCGKAFRCKSALTKHQRIHTGKKPYECNDCGKALAGSXHFINHQRIHTGEKPYECNDCGKAFMCKSHLILHQRIHKGEKPYECNDCGKAFFKKSSLILHQRSNTGEKPYEYNDSGKPFGHKSSLISHQRIHTA; encoded by the exons ATGATGAAGAACAATCACGGTCATATTGTCACTGTGGCTTCCGCAGGTGGACATACTGTGGTCCCCTTCTTACTGGCTTATTGTTCCAGCAAGTTTGCTGCTGTTGGGTTTCACAGAGCTTTGACTGACGAGCTGGCTGCCTTAGAAAGAACCGGAGTCAAGATGACGTGTCTCTGCCCGAATTTCATAAACAGTGGCTTCATCAAAAATCCAAGCACCAGCCTGGGACCCACCCTGGAACCTGAGCAAGTG GTGATGATaacatttgaagacctggctgtgtactttacctgggaggaatggcagaacatgaaccaagctcagaaaatcctgtacagggatgtgatgctggagacctacagcagcctgttctccttgg GGCACTGCatgaccaaacctgacttgatcttgaAGTTGGggcaaggagcagagccctggatgggGAAAGAATGCTTACATCATAGCCTTCCAG ttgccatgaaaagggatgacctgattaGGAAAAACCAGAAAAGTCAGGACAAAAATCTGAACCAGAATGTTATGAAAAACAATAAGACATCAACTCCCAAGATCATTGAATTAAGAAGAACACTTCATTTAAGTTCAAaccatattccaaaactgagtatcaaaaagagaatCTATTCAGGAATGAAACCTGAAGAATGCAATGTATGTCACAATGTGTATCTGCACTGTGGGCCTGTTCAACTACAAACTGGAGAAAAATTTGAtgctactaatgtgcctgggaatgctcTCCAGATCTGTGAGgctcttaatcaacagcacaaaAATCAGACTGTGCAACAGTCATTTGAACCAATTGGAAAAGGCAAagtcttcaaaaggaaaaatatattttgtcaatCTGAGAGGCATTTTATGGTAGAAAGTAAGAAGTCAACTGccactattggcaagacaactcaaatagaaCATGATTTCCATAAAAATTCTAACCTCAGTATGCATCAACAAAGTCCCAGAAGAGAGAAAGTTTATGAATATAGTAGTTCTTTGGAACCTGTCATTGATCAATCACCtcttaaaataaatcatagaCCACATATAGGGAAGAAACCCTATGCATGTAAGCCTTGTGGAAAATCATTCAGTTATAAATTCTGCCATGCAATTAATTACGGTACTCACGTAGTGGAAAACTCTCATGTGTTTAATGAACATGGAGAAGCCACTTACCAGAAGTCACatctcataaatcatcagagaattcactcaggtgagaaaccttatgaatgtaatgactgtggaaaatacTTTGGTcagaagtcacacctcataaaGCATCAGATAATTAACACAGGGAATAAACTTTATGAATGTAATaactgtggaaaagcttttggcctaaagtcacacctcataaatcaccagagaattcacatgggagagaaaccttatgaatgcagtgactgtggaaaagcctttcgcTATAAATCAATcctcacaaagcatcagaaaattcacacaggggataaacgttatgaatgtaatgactgtggaaaagcctttggccggaAGTTCcatttcataaatcatcagagaattcacacaggggagaaaccttatgaatgtaatgactgtggaaaagcctttgggaaaaagtcacacctcataaatcaccaaagaattcacacaggagagaaaccttttgaatgcaatgactgtggaaaagcctttcgcTGTAAATCAGTcctcacaaatcatcagagaattcacacagggaagaaaccttatgaatgcaatgagtgtggaaaagcctttggccagaagtcacacctcataacacatcagaaaattcacacaggggtgaaaccttatgaatgcagtgactgtggaaaagcctttcgcTGTAAATCAGccctcacaaagcatcagagaattcacacaggggataagccttatgaatgtaatgactgtggaaaagcctttatgtGGAAGTCTTgtctcatcctacatcagagaattcacatgggggaaaaaccttatgaatgcaatgactgtggtaaAGCCTGTAGCCAGAAGTCACAGCTCAtaactcatcagaaaattcacacaggagagaaaccttatgaatgcaatgagtgtggcaaagcttttggccagaagtcacacctcataactcatcagaaaattcacacaggggtgaaaccttatgaatgcagtgactgtggaaaagcctttatgtggaagtcatgtctcatcctacatcagagaattcacatgggggaaaaaccttatgaatgcagtgactgtgataaagcctttggccagaagtcacatttcataaatcatcagagaattcacacaggggagaaaccttatgaatgcaatgagtgtgggaaagcctttggccagaaggcacaCCTCTTAaggcatcagaaaattcacacaggggagaaaccttatgaatgcagtgactgtggaaaagcctttggccggaAGTCCcatttcataaatcatcagagaattcacacacgggataagccttatgaatgtaatgaatgtggaaaatcctttatgtggaagtcacatctcatcctacatcagagaattcacatgggggaaaaaccttatgaatgcaatgactgtggtaaAGCCTTTGGCCGGAAGTCACAGCTCAtaactcatcagaaaattcacacaggagagaaaccttatgaatgccaTGAGTGTGGGAAAGACTTTGGCAAGAAGGCatacctcataaatcatcagagaattcacacaggggagaaaccttatgaatgtaatgactgtggaaaagcctttgggaagaagtcacacctcataaatcaccaaagaattcacacaggagagaaaccttatgaatgtaatgactgtggaaaagcctttcgcTGTAAATCAGccctcacaaagcatcagagaattcacacagggaagaaaccttatgaatgtaatgactgtggaaaagccttggCCGGAA CCcatttcataaatcatcagagaattcacacaggggaaaagccttatgaatgtaatgactgtgggaaagcctttaTGTGCAAGTCACatctcatcctacatcagagaattcacaagggggaaaaaccttatgaatgtaatgactgtggaaaagccttttttAAGAAGTCATctctcatcctacatcagagaagtaacacaggggagaaaccctatgaatACAATGACAGTGGGAAACCATTTGGTCACAAATCAAGCCTCATaagtcatcagagaattcacacagcgTAG